CCCGTACCTGTCAGTCGTCAGTCCAGCGTGATCTTGCCAGCCTTCACGATTTGCCCGTAGCGCGACGTATCGCGTTCGATCAGCTTGCGGAACTCCTCGGGCGTGCCGCCGACTGGAATAAAGCCCAGCTCCGTCAGCTTCTTCGTCACGTCGGGGTTACGCGTGGCGGCGGCGATCTCTTTCGCCATCCGGTCGATGATGGGCTGCGGCGTGCCTGCCGGTGCCAGCAGGCCCGTCCAGGAGCTCATCACAAAGCCCGGGAAACCGGACTCTTCCATCGTCGGGATGTTCGGCTCGCTCGGCCAGCGCTTGGCCGATGCCACGGCCAGCACGTTGATCTTGCCCGACTTCACGTGGGGCATCGGCACCAGCAGCGGATCGAACGCCATCGAGATCTCGCCCGAGACCAGCGCGGGCAGGATCGGGGCGCTGCCGTTGTACGGAATGTGGGTCATCTTGACCTTCGATTCCATCGCCAGCCGCTCGCCCGTCAGGTGCGCCGAACTGCCGATGCCGCTGGAGCCGAACGTCAGCGTATCCGGATGCTTCTTGCCGTAGTCGACCAGTTCGGCCACGGTCTTGACCGGCAGCTTCTTGCTGGAGAACAGGAACAGCGGCAGTTCAGCCATCTCGGCGACCGGCGCCAGGTCGGTGGGCTTGTAGCTCAGCTTCGAATACAGCGACATGTTCGCGCTGTACGCGGCCAGCACGGACACGAAGGTGTAGCCATCGGGCGCCGAACGGGCCACCACGCCGACGCCCAGCGTGCTGTTGGCGCCCGGCTTGTTCTCGATCACGATCGGCTGGCCAAGGCTTTGTGAAACCTTCTCGAACACCACGCGCGCAACGGTATCGGTGGAGCCACCCGGGGTATAGGGCACGATCACCTTGATCGGCTTGGCCGGCCATGCGTCGGCGGCGATGGCGCCGTGGTGGATGGAAAGGCCGGCAACGGCAATGGCTACAACGCGCGCAATGCGCGAGGCTTGATGCTTGATACGCAAGACGTCATCTCCTACTTTGATTCTCTTTATTGCGTCCGCATGGCGGAACATATGCAGCCGATGGGATCGGCGCGGGTCATTATCGGGGACGCATCCACGCAATGGCGTGTCAACGACGGTCAAAAACGGATGCGCTGCAATGCAAATGTGCGATAAGCGAACGAAGCGAGGATGCGTCGTCCGCGGTTACCATTGGCCCGCCGCCAGAGCGGCAATCCATAAAGAGCAGGAAGCAACATGAACACGAATCACGCGGAACGATATCTGGGCGAAGCCATTGAGCTGGCTCGCACCAACCTGGAACAGGGCGGCCGGCCGTTCGGGGCCGTCATCGTGAAGGACGGTGAAGTGATCGCCACCGGCGTCAATCAGATCCTGAGCACCAACGACCCCACCGCTCATGCGGAACTGACGGCCATCCGCGCCGCCAGCCAGAAGCTCGGCAGCCCCAGCCTGGATGGCTGTGCCGTGTATGCCAGCGGACATCCTTGCCCAATGTGCATGGCGGCGATGCGGATGGCGGGCGTGAAGGAAGTGACCTACGCCTATTCGAACGACGATGGCGAGCCATACGGTCTTTCCACCGCGGCCATCTATGCTGACCTGGCGAAGCCGTTCGCCGAGCAGTCGATGAAGATCCGGTACATGCCGGTGCGGCCGGCATCGTGCCCGGATCTTTACGCGGAATGGAAGCGCAGGGCCGGCTGATCAGGCCTGCAGCAGGCGTTCGTCCAGCTTGAACACGGCGACCACGCGATTGAGCACGGTCGCCTGATCCTCGAGCGATTTCGCGGCGGCGGCCGCCTGCTCCACCAGCGAGGCATTCTGCTGGTTGGTGCTGTCCATCTCGGTAATCGCAAGATTGATTTCGCCCAGGCCGCGGCTCTGTTCGCCGCTGGCCTCCGCGATCTCTTCCACCAGCGTGCTGACCTGCTGCATCGCCGGCACGATCTGCTGCATGGCATCGCCGGCTTCATTGACGAGCGAGCGTCCGGTACGAACGGCTTCCTCGGTGCCGACGATCAGCGTCTTGATGTCCTTGGCGGCGTTTGCCGAGCGCTGTGCCAGTCCCCGTACTTCTCCCGCCACCACGGCAAAGCCGCGACCATGCTCGCCGGCACGCGCGGCCTCCACGGCTGCATTGAGCGCCAGGATGTTCGTCTGGAATGCGATGCCCTCGATGGCGTCGATGATGCTCGACATCTGGCCCGCGCTATGCGTGATCGTTTCCATGGTCGATACCGCGTTGGTCATCATCTCGCCGCTGCGGCGCACGTCCATGGATACCGAGGCTGCCAGCGCGCTCGCGCGGCGCGCGGTGTCCGCGTTGGTGGCCACGGTGGCCGTGAGCTGTTCGGTGGCGGAGGCGGTTTCCTCCACGCCCGCCGCCTGATTCTCCGTGCGGGTGGACAGGTCGTGATTGCCCTGCGCGATTTCGCGTGTCGCATCCGCGATGGCCACCACGCCTTGTCGAACATCTCCGATCGTGCGATTCAGTGATGCGACGAAGCGGTTGAAGGCATCCGCAAGCCGGCCAACCTCATCCTGCGAGTCCACCGGCAGCCGCTGGGTCAGGTCACCGTTGCCCGTGGCGATCGCGTCGAGCGCGCTGGCCACGCGACCGATCGGCGCCACCAGCGCACGGATCACGAAATAGAGCACGATGACGCCGAGCAGGCTGCCCGACAGGCCCGCGGTCACGGCCGCGATGATCGACGAGTGGCGAATCTCTTCGAGAACCTCGGACTTGGGCACCTGCGCTACCACGTACAAGTCCAGCTCGGGCACATAGGATGCCGCAACGATTCGCTTGCCTTCCGGGGCATCAACCTCCGTGTGCGCGAACGGCTGCCGCGCGAGCAGCGTCCGCGCGGCATCAGTGGTGAAGCCTGGCAGGTCCGCCAGCGGCGTGCCGGCCTCCGCCAGTCTCGCATCGCGATGCATCAGTACGTTGCCATCGGCGCGAGCCAGGAAGATCGAGCCGGTCCTGCCCAGGCGATATCCGTTGATCGTCTCGGCCAGATGATTGATGGAAAGCCCCAGACCCGCCACGGCGAGCTTGCCATTACCGGCTTCCGCGCGCGCATTGATGAACAGCATGTAGCTGTCCGAATTGCGATCCTTGTCCAGCGACAGCTCGTAGGGTTTGCCGCGTGAGAGAAAGTCGAAGAGCCATTTGTCCCCGGCGGAATCCGCCTGCACGGTGCGGTCCACGCCTTTCTCCGTGAGGTACTTGCCCTGGCTGGCCGATACCCAGAAGACCGCGTCCGCCTGATTGCGTGACTTGATCTCCGCAGCGTAGCGACGCCACGTCGGCACGTAGTCGTCCGCGAGTCCGTTGCTCTCCCAGTCACGCAGCATCGTGTTGCCGGCCATTGCCTGCGCGGCGGCCAACGGGCGTGCGATCTGATGCAGCATGTCATTGCGAATCTCGCCGACGATCGCCGGCAATTCCAGATCGACCACGCGCTCCTGCAGCCCCTTGCTGATCTGCCACAGGATGAGCATCGCGGTCATTGTCACAACGAGCAGGAGGCAGGTGATTGTGCTCAGGATGAGCTTGCGTTGAATTGTCATACCGCGAAGCAGGCGCATGAATTGTGGTCCTCCTGTGTGGTCTTCGATTGTTGTCATTGACTGTCGGGAGCGGGCGAAGAAGCAGCCCCGGGGGAACGCCCCATATCCCGATCCGAAGCGCTAACGGATGCCGGGCGGACTTTATTGAGCATCAATATGTCATTTCTCAAATGCAGCGGTGTCATGTCCCGAGCCGTCAAGCTATTGTCCCCAGTGGTTAAGCGTCGAACCGCCGTAGTGCATAGATTGATCGGCTCAAAAAAAACGAATCGAGGTGCGGATGAGGGGGCTGATAACAAGGATCGTGACCTATGCGGCGCTTGCACTAGCCTTCATGCTTCCCGTCTGTGCCTCTGTCTGGATGAGTTACCGCCTCGCGCTGAGCGAGCAGCAGCTGCACACCGGCATCCTTGCTGCGGAGGTCCTGTACCGGGTCCACGTCTTCAGCGAGCAGAACTTGCGTATCAATGCGGCCCTGAGGCGGCATGGCGCCACATCTCCATGTTCCCCGGACAACGTTGCGCTGATGCGCAACCTCGCCGTCGGCGCAAGCTATCTGCAGGTGGTGGGCTATGTCGAAGGCAACGTGCTGCAATGCTCGTCCTACGGGTACGGAGACGGGGACGCGGGTATCCCGATCGGTCCGCCAGCCTACCGAAGCCGTCTTGGCAATTGGGTGCGGACGTCCGTGAAGTTGCCGTTCGATGAGAGCCGGCGATACATTGCGCTGACTGACTCGGTCACCGGCTATTCGAGCTTGGCGCTGCCGGACATGCTTCTCGACACCGGCGGCGGCGGTCACGGCTTCGCGATCGCGCTGGTCGCCATTTCCAACAGACAGATCGTCGTGCAACGCGACCCGATAGACCTTGGCGGCATGCCGCCACTGATTCGGGAACGCGGCACAATCACGTGGCAGCACCGTGGCGCCACGGGGTCGGTCAGCCTCTCTCCCTCGCGTGACTATGCAGCTGTCGTGATGTCCCCGGCCAGCGCGCTCCACGCCAACTGGCGGAATGTCGCGACGTGGCTGGTACCGTTCGGCGCGTTGCTCGGCGGTGCGCTCGTGGCGCTCGCGCGCCTGGGGCTGCGTCGGCGGCATGGGTTGCTGCGGCAGCTTGATCGCGCACTACGTGACGATGAACTGTCCCTCGCGTACATGCCGATTGTCGAACTGGAAAGCGGGAAATGGATCGGCGCCGAAGCGTTGATGCGCTGGTGCCACGACGGGCAGTGGATCGCGCCCGACAAGTTCATCCCGCTGGCGGAGCGGCATCACCGCATCAGGAAGCTCACGAACAGAATGCTCGATCTGCTCGTCGCCGACGCACAGGCGTTACCGCGGGACCTTGCCCGTGCGATGTACTTCTCGGTCAATCTGTCTGCGGAGGATCTGGCCGCTTGCGCGATCGCGCAACGCGTTGCCGATGTCAGGCAAGCGTGTGGCGTTGACGGCGTGATGGTCGAAGCCACCGAAGGTGTGCTGCTCGAAGCCAGCCGCGTCATCCCGAACATCGAGCGGTTACGCAAGCTTGGCATCCGCGTGGCGATCGATGATTTCGGCACGGGCTACTCGTCACTCTCGTACCTTGGCTCACTGGACGTGGACTACATCAAGATCGACAAATCGTTCGTGTCGGCCATCGGCACGAACTCGGTCAGGGGGCATGTCGTGGCGCACATCATCGACATGGCGAAGGACGTCGGCGTCGCGGTGATTGCCGAAGGTGTGGAGACCCAGGAACAGGCGGACTATCTCATGGCGCGCGGCGTGCGATACGCGCAAGGGTGGTTGTTTGGCAAGGCGATGCCGATGCAGGATTTCGTTTCCGCCATTAGGATGCATAATTTGTATTACAAAAATTGTATGCAAAAGCGACAGGTTCTGTGATAAAAACCCGAGGACAAATTCGGCTATGACCGGATCAACCGAGGAGACCCTGAAGCATGGAGACGTTGCTTTATAAGGTCGAGGATCGTCCACCGATCCTGACGACCGTGCTGCTTGCCGCACAACATCTGCTCGCCGCGCTTGGCGGCATCATCGCCGTACCGCTCGTTCTGGGCGGCGCGCTCAAACTTCCCCCAGATCAGATCGTCGCGCTTGTGAATGCCGCGTTGCTTGGCTCCGGCATCGTCACGATCATCCAATGCAAGGGTGTCGGTCCCGTCGGCATTCGACTGCCCTGCGTCATGGGCACCAGCTTCACGTTTGTTGGCGCCGGCATCAGTGTTGGCCTCGAGCATGGTGTGCCAGGCATTCTCGGCGCATCGCTGGCCGGATCGTTGGTGATGATTGTGGGCAGCTTCTTCATGCCGACAATTCGCAAGCTGTTTCCGCACACGGTGACAGGTGTCGTCGTCACAATGATCGGCCTGTCGTTGACACCGGTTGCAATCGATTGGGCAGCGGGTGGCGCGGGTAGCGCCAACTACGCGGCGCCCGGCTCACTGGCGATTGCAGGCATCGTGCTGTTGCTCGTGATCGGCTTCGTGCAATGGGGCAAGGGCATCGTTTCGGCGTCGGCCGTGGTGCTCGGCATCATGATCGGGTACCTCATCTGCCTGGCGCTTGGCATGGTGGACTTCTCGCAGCTTCATGATGCGCCGGTCTTCGCGCTGCCGCAGCCCGCGAGCTTCGGCATGAAGTTCCCGATTTCCGGTATCGCCGCGATGTCCCTGGCGTTCCTGGTCACCATCGTTGAAACGACTGGCACGTTCATGGCGCTAGGTTCGGCGACGCGCACGCCGATGCCTGGCAAGACGCTGGCGCGCGGCATTCTTTGCGATGGTGTCGGCTCCGCTTTCGCGGCGCTGCTGTCTAGCCCCCCCGTCTCGACGTTCGCGCAGAACGTGGGCGTGGTCTCGCTGACCGGTGTCGCCAGCCGCCATGTGGTGGCGTTGACGGGCGGGATGCTGGTGCTTGCGGGGCTGTTCCCGGTGCTCGGCGCGCTGGTGGTGACGATTCCGCAGCCCGTGCTTGGTGGCGCGGGCCTGATGATGTTCGCGATGATCGTGTCGGCCGGCATCCGCATGCTGGGCCATTCCGCACCGACCAAGCGCAACAGCCTGATCATCGCCGTGTCGATCGGCTGCGGTCTGGCCGTGACGATCCGTCCAGATCTGCTCGCCAAGCTGCCCGCGTTCGTGAAGGAAGTATTCGGTTCCGGGATCACCGTCGGCGCGCTGGTGGCCGTGGTGCTCAACCTGTGCCTGCCGGGCCGCGAGGTCGATGCGATAGACGAGGAAGTCGAAGGCGAGACGCTGGTGCAGGAGCTTGCCTGAGGTGA
This genomic interval from Cupriavidus metallidurans CH34 contains the following:
- a CDS encoding Bug family tripartite tricarboxylate transporter substrate binding protein, giving the protein MRIKHQASRIARVVAIAVAGLSIHHGAIAADAWPAKPIKVIVPYTPGGSTDTVARVVFEKVSQSLGQPIVIENKPGANSTLGVGVVARSAPDGYTFVSVLAAYSANMSLYSKLSYKPTDLAPVAEMAELPLFLFSSKKLPVKTVAELVDYGKKHPDTLTFGSSGIGSSAHLTGERLAMESKVKMTHIPYNGSAPILPALVSGEISMAFDPLLVPMPHVKSGKINVLAVASAKRWPSEPNIPTMEESGFPGFVMSSWTGLLAPAGTPQPIIDRMAKEIAAATRNPDVTKKLTELGFIPVGGTPEEFRKLIERDTSRYGQIVKAGKITLD
- a CDS encoding nucleoside deaminase translates to MNTNHAERYLGEAIELARTNLEQGGRPFGAVIVKDGEVIATGVNQILSTNDPTAHAELTAIRAASQKLGSPSLDGCAVYASGHPCPMCMAAMRMAGVKEVTYAYSNDDGEPYGLSTAAIYADLAKPFAEQSMKIRYMPVRPASCPDLYAEWKRRAG
- a CDS encoding methyl-accepting chemotaxis protein, yielding MTAMLILWQISKGLQERVVDLELPAIVGEIRNDMLHQIARPLAAAQAMAGNTMLRDWESNGLADDYVPTWRRYAAEIKSRNQADAVFWVSASQGKYLTEKGVDRTVQADSAGDKWLFDFLSRGKPYELSLDKDRNSDSYMLFINARAEAGNGKLAVAGLGLSINHLAETINGYRLGRTGSIFLARADGNVLMHRDARLAEAGTPLADLPGFTTDAARTLLARQPFAHTEVDAPEGKRIVAASYVPELDLYVVAQVPKSEVLEEIRHSSIIAAVTAGLSGSLLGVIVLYFVIRALVAPIGRVASALDAIATGNGDLTQRLPVDSQDEVGRLADAFNRFVASLNRTIGDVRQGVVAIADATREIAQGNHDLSTRTENQAAGVEETASATEQLTATVATNADTARRASALAASVSMDVRRSGEMMTNAVSTMETITHSAGQMSSIIDAIEGIAFQTNILALNAAVEAARAGEHGRGFAVVAGEVRGLAQRSANAAKDIKTLIVGTEEAVRTGRSLVNEAGDAMQQIVPAMQQVSTLVEEIAEASGEQSRGLGEINLAITEMDSTNQQNASLVEQAAAAAKSLEDQATVLNRVVAVFKLDERLLQA
- a CDS encoding EAL domain-containing protein, producing MSYRLALSEQQLHTGILAAEVLYRVHVFSEQNLRINAALRRHGATSPCSPDNVALMRNLAVGASYLQVVGYVEGNVLQCSSYGYGDGDAGIPIGPPAYRSRLGNWVRTSVKLPFDESRRYIALTDSVTGYSSLALPDMLLDTGGGGHGFAIALVAISNRQIVVQRDPIDLGGMPPLIRERGTITWQHRGATGSVSLSPSRDYAAVVMSPASALHANWRNVATWLVPFGALLGGALVALARLGLRRRHGLLRQLDRALRDDELSLAYMPIVELESGKWIGAEALMRWCHDGQWIAPDKFIPLAERHHRIRKLTNRMLDLLVADAQALPRDLARAMYFSVNLSAEDLAACAIAQRVADVRQACGVDGVMVEATEGVLLEASRVIPNIERLRKLGIRVAIDDFGTGYSSLSYLGSLDVDYIKIDKSFVSAIGTNSVRGHVVAHIIDMAKDVGVAVIAEGVETQEQADYLMARGVRYAQGWLFGKAMPMQDFVSAIRMHNLYYKNCMQKRQVL
- a CDS encoding nucleobase:cation symporter-2 family protein — encoded protein: METLLYKVEDRPPILTTVLLAAQHLLAALGGIIAVPLVLGGALKLPPDQIVALVNAALLGSGIVTIIQCKGVGPVGIRLPCVMGTSFTFVGAGISVGLEHGVPGILGASLAGSLVMIVGSFFMPTIRKLFPHTVTGVVVTMIGLSLTPVAIDWAAGGAGSANYAAPGSLAIAGIVLLLVIGFVQWGKGIVSASAVVLGIMIGYLICLALGMVDFSQLHDAPVFALPQPASFGMKFPISGIAAMSLAFLVTIVETTGTFMALGSATRTPMPGKTLARGILCDGVGSAFAALLSSPPVSTFAQNVGVVSLTGVASRHVVALTGGMLVLAGLFPVLGALVVTIPQPVLGGAGLMMFAMIVSAGIRMLGHSAPTKRNSLIIAVSIGCGLAVTIRPDLLAKLPAFVKEVFGSGITVGALVAVVLNLCLPGREVDAIDEEVEGETLVQELA